Proteins encoded within one genomic window of Actinomycetota bacterium:
- a CDS encoding iron ABC transporter substrate-binding protein — translation MRLRFVGLLAVSLLAGACGGETGAAPATGAAGAPAGDAVTVYSGRDEAFVGPLFERFMEQEGIELEIRYGDSAELAATILEEGESSPADVFLSQDAGSLGAVGEAGLLAELDRKILRRVDERYRSPEGLWVGTSGRARVAAYNTDSLSEEDLPESIVEFTDPAWRGRIGFPPTNASFQAFVAAMIQLEGEDATREFLEGLQANEPVLYPDNISTVRGVAAGEVEVGFVNHYYLYEVAVEDGDIPVANHFFTGGDAGALVNTAGVAILETSDKAEDAAALVEYLTGGEGQTYFAQETFEYPVVEGVETKEDLVPIEEIESPKLDLSDLGRTLEPALQLLAEVGLL, via the coding sequence ATGCGGCTGCGCTTCGTGGGGCTGCTGGCGGTATCGCTGCTGGCCGGCGCGTGTGGTGGAGAGACGGGCGCGGCGCCGGCGACGGGCGCGGCCGGGGCCCCGGCGGGCGACGCTGTCACGGTTTATTCCGGCCGTGATGAGGCGTTCGTCGGCCCGCTCTTCGAGCGGTTCATGGAACAGGAAGGGATCGAGCTGGAGATCCGCTACGGCGACTCTGCGGAGCTGGCCGCGACCATCCTCGAAGAGGGCGAGTCGTCTCCCGCCGACGTGTTCCTGTCGCAGGACGCGGGCTCTCTCGGGGCGGTGGGAGAGGCAGGCCTCTTGGCGGAGCTGGATCGGAAGATCTTGCGCCGGGTCGACGAGCGGTACCGCTCCCCGGAGGGACTATGGGTCGGCACCTCCGGGCGCGCCCGGGTCGCCGCGTACAACACGGATTCCCTGAGCGAGGAAGACCTTCCGGAGTCGATCGTGGAGTTCACCGACCCCGCCTGGCGCGGGCGCATCGGCTTTCCCCCGACGAACGCGTCGTTCCAGGCCTTCGTGGCCGCGATGATCCAGCTCGAGGGCGAAGACGCGACGCGCGAGTTCCTCGAGGGGCTGCAGGCGAACGAGCCGGTCTTGTACCCGGACAACATCTCGACGGTTCGAGGCGTCGCAGCCGGTGAGGTCGAGGTCGGCTTCGTCAACCACTACTACCTCTACGAGGTCGCAGTCGAAGATGGTGACATCCCCGTCGCCAACCACTTCTTCACGGGTGGCGACGCCGGGGCCTTGGTGAACACCGCGGGCGTCGCGATCCTGGAGACGTCGGACAAGGCCGAGGACGCGGCCGCGCTGGTGGAGTACCTCACCGGGGGCGAAGGACAGACCTACTTCGCCCAGGAGACGTTCGAGTACCCGGTGGTCGAGGGCGTGGAGACGAAGGAGGACCTGGTTCCTATCGAGGAGATCGAGTCTCCGAAGCTGGATCTGTCGGACCTCGGTCGCACGCTGGAGCCCGCGCTGCAGCTCCTCGCGGAGGTCGGCCTCCTGTGA